The Bacteroidota bacterium region CGACGGAAGCTCCAGACTGGAACCTGCCATGTTTATCGCCTTCATCGTCATCTTTTCACAACTCATTCCACCTGCAAAATCTTTTACAGAAGCTTATTCCAATGTTCAAAGAGGTCTGGCTTCAGTGGATCGGATCAATAAAATTCTCTATGCGGAAGTGACCATCCGCGACAAGGAACACGCTTTGCAGATCAGTGATTTCAATCATTCGGTTGAATACCGCGATGTGTCTTTCGCTTATCACAAAGGTGGTACCGGTTGGGTATTGCACAATGTGAATCTCAAAATTGAAAAGGGAAAAACTATCGCCCTCGTCGGACAAAGCGGATCAGGGAAGACAACATTGGCCGATTTACTGCCACGTTTTTACGATCTTGAAGAAGGAGAAATCCTGATCGACGGAGAAAATATCAAAGACTACAAACTTGCCGATCTGCGCGGACTAATGGGCATCGTGACTCAGGAGAGTATTCTGTTTAATGATACAGTGTTGAACAACATCGCTTTTGGAATGCCGAATGTGAAGGAGGAAGATGTCATCGCTGCAGCGAAAATTGCCAATGCACACGACTTCATCATGCAAATGCCGGATGGTTACCAAACCAACATCGGTGACCGTGGAGGAAAAATGAGTGGAGGACAGCGTCAGCGGATCAGCATCGCGCGTGCAGTTCTTAAAAATCCTCCAATCCTGATTCTTGATGAAGCTACCTCAGCATTGGACACCGAAAGTGAACGTCTCGTACAAGACGCGCTCACACATCTGATGCAAAACAGAACAACTCTGGTCATCGCACATCGACTATCTACCATTCAGCATGCAGATGAAATTATTGTGATGCAAAAAGGAGAAATCCTGGAAAGAGGCAAGCACTTTGAACTTCTCCAGAATGGCGGAGTGTATAAGAAGCTATACGATTTGCAGACTTTTGTGTAAATTGTTATTGGGTTATTAGGTTATTGAGTTATTAGAGCTAATGGGTTGAATAATTAATCTCGATACACATTAAACATGGTAATCGATTTCTTTTCTTTGAATTAGAAAATTATTTTTTCACTACAAAATTTTCACATACATCACTTGAAATCCTATTTCTTCGTGAGCTCAATAACCCAATAACTCAATAACTCAATAACTCAATATCCCAATAACCCAATAACACATTTCTTACAGACATCACCCGCAATCCTCTAACCCGTTTGTTTAATAACTTAATAACTTAATAACTTAATAACTCAATAACAATGACCTCAGATCCTTTCATAAATGCCGCTATAGAAGAAGCCCGCCAAGGTCTCAAAGAAGGCGGTATTCCTATTGGTTCAGTAATGGTTCGTGACGGAAAAATTCTGGGCCGTGGACACAATCAACGCGTCCAGAAAAACGATCCGATGACTCATGCGGAAATTGATTGTTTGCGAAATGCGGGAAGAGTGGGGAATTACAAAGGCGCGGTTCTGTATAGCACTTTGATGCCTTGTTACCTCTGTGCCGGAGCCGTTGTTCAGTTCGGAATAAAAAAAGTAATTGTCGGCGAATCCCGTACATTTCCCGGAGCCGAACAATTCATGCGCGATCATGGAGTGGAAGTCATCAATCTCGACAATGCTGAATGTATTGAGCTAATGGAAAATTTCATCCGCGACAAACCAGAATTGTGGAACGAGGATATTGGGGAGTGACGGTATCAGGTATGAAGTATAAAGTATAAAGTATTAGGTACAATGGGCCGAATACGAAGTAAAAGGAAAGTGTCCGATTCAATTGCACGCCCGGCCCAACAACGAAGAACCAACAACGAATTCTTTGTATAAGTTGCTCGGTGCAAAGCCAGACCTGATTCATTCACATACCAATCCCAAATACCAACAACCATAAATTAGTAACTCTGCCCGTCCCTAGTCCCCCGTCCCCCGTCCCCCGTCCCTAAAGAATTCCTATATTTACCAGTTAATCACCATCCAAAATAAAATGGAAACCACTACCCAAAAGTACCCCGCAGTTAAAAATTATGTAGCCGGAAAATTCATTCAGAACGGCAAAAGCCAGATGGAAGTTATCAGTCCGTCTACAGGAAAAGTAATTTCCAGTGTTCCGCTTTCATCGGCTCAGGATCTTGACGAAGCAGTTAAAGCCGCCAAAGCCGCATTTCCGGCATGGTCGGCTATGCCCATAAAAGAACGCGTACAGGTTTTTTACCGCTACAAAACGCTGTTGGAAAAAAACATGCAGGAACTTGCACGCATGGTGCAGGAAGAAAATGGCAAAACTCTCGATGAGTCAATTGCTGAAGTAGAAAAAAGCATTGAGCTTACGGAATTTGCATGTTCTTTACCACAATTGATCTCCGGAGAATTACTCGAAGTGAGCCGTGGAGTGGAATGTCGCGTTGAGCACAAACCACTCGGGGTTGTCGCTTCGATCGCTCCATTCAATTTTCCAAACATGGTTCCACACTGGACCATTCCGAATGCTATCGCTCTCGGAAACTGTATGATCCTGAAACCATCTGAACAAGTTCCCATGTCGGCAAACCGAATCGCGGAACTGTTGAAGGAAGCCGGATTACCTGATGGAGTTTTTAACGTCGTAAATGGCGACAAAGAAATTGTCGAAGCGATTTGCGATCACCCAGATATCGAAGCTGTTTCATTTGTAGGTTCTACCAAAGTGGCAAAAATTGTTTACCGCAGAGCTACATCCAATCTGAAACGTTGTGTGGCACTTGGCGGAGCGAAAAATCATCTCATCGTACTTCCGGATGCTCACCAGGAAATGACGGCCAGCAATGTTACGGCTTCCATGTCGGGTTGTGCCGGACAGCGTTGTATGGCGGCATCCGCAATGGTAGCCGTTGGAAATATTGATACCATCATTGCAAAAATCTGCGACGAAGCGAAGAAAATTGTTCCGGGAAAAAATCTTGGTTCAGTAATCAGCAAAGCCGCGAAAGAACGCATTGAAAAATACATTACTGAAGCCGAAAAAGCAGGAGCAAAAATTCTTGTGGACGGAAGAAACTGGAAAGTACAAGGCAAAGAAGAAGGGTTCTATGTAGGACCAACGGTCATCGACTTCGTTACTCCGGATATGGCAATAGCAAAAGAGGAAGT contains the following coding sequences:
- a CDS encoding ABC transporter ATP-binding protein — protein: MKNYFRLLRYVKSYKGYALLNILFNMLSVIFSLVSLTMVIPFLNVLFSQSTEFHQEPWSLSPKVLFANFNYYLSEYIVANGKMEALILICVLVIVLFFLKNFFRYLAMYFIAPIRNGVVRDLRNGMYEKVLYLPLSYFSDERKGDLISRMTSDVQEIEWSIMQSLEVIFREPLTILLFLGTMITISPQLSIFVFVLLPIAGLLIGQIGKSLRRTSAKSQAKMGVLLSTIEETLSGMRIIKAFTSELFSMEKFGKINDEYRRLMTRLYRKRDLSSPLSEFLGAIVMVVVIYFGGKLVLDGSSRLEPAMFIAFIVIFSQLIPPAKSFTEAYSNVQRGLASVDRINKILYAEVTIRDKEHALQISDFNHSVEYRDVSFAYHKGGTGWVLHNVNLKIEKGKTIALVGQSGSGKTTLADLLPRFYDLEEGEILIDGENIKDYKLADLRGLMGIVTQESILFNDTVLNNIAFGMPNVKEEDVIAAAKIANAHDFIMQMPDGYQTNIGDRGGKMSGGQRQRISIARAVLKNPPILILDEATSALDTESERLVQDALTHLMQNRTTLVIAHRLSTIQHADEIIVMQKGEILERGKHFELLQNGGVYKKLYDLQTFV
- a CDS encoding nucleoside deaminase, with amino-acid sequence MTSDPFINAAIEEARQGLKEGGIPIGSVMVRDGKILGRGHNQRVQKNDPMTHAEIDCLRNAGRVGNYKGAVLYSTLMPCYLCAGAVVQFGIKKVIVGESRTFPGAEQFMRDHGVEVINLDNAECIELMENFIRDKPELWNEDIGE
- a CDS encoding CoA-acylating methylmalonate-semialdehyde dehydrogenase, which encodes METTTQKYPAVKNYVAGKFIQNGKSQMEVISPSTGKVISSVPLSSAQDLDEAVKAAKAAFPAWSAMPIKERVQVFYRYKTLLEKNMQELARMVQEENGKTLDESIAEVEKSIELTEFACSLPQLISGELLEVSRGVECRVEHKPLGVVASIAPFNFPNMVPHWTIPNAIALGNCMILKPSEQVPMSANRIAELLKEAGLPDGVFNVVNGDKEIVEAICDHPDIEAVSFVGSTKVAKIVYRRATSNLKRCVALGGAKNHLIVLPDAHQEMTASNVTASMSGCAGQRCMAASAMVAVGNIDTIIAKICDEAKKIVPGKNLGSVISKAAKERIEKYITEAEKAGAKILVDGRNWKVQGKEEGFYVGPTVIDFVTPDMAIAKEEVFGPVLAIIRAKDLDEAIAIENSSNYGNAASVFTQSGGLARQVMERASAGMIGINIGVPVPREPFSFGGWNESKFGVNDITGKSSIEFWTKLKKTSVKWNAEAKTNWMS